The genomic DNA TGAAATCATTCTTGATATCATCTCTTTAGAATTTCATGAAACATTACAGGCTGCATCAGGACATCAAGCTGAAAAGCAAATGGAAGAAGCAGTTGAACACTTTAAAGGAAAGTATTTACTTTTCGTAGAAGGTTCTATTCCTATGGGTATGAATGGTCAGTATGGGACAATTGGTGCACATGCAGAAACATTCCATGATCATTTACTCCGTGTAGCAGCTGATGCAGCTGCTGTTGTTGCAGTAGGTTCATGTGCAACCTATGGCGGAATTCCTGCAGCTGCACCAAATCCTACAGACGCTGTAGGTGTTATGGATGTAGTAAAAGGTAAACCAGTTATAAATATACCTGCATGTCCTGCCAACCCTTCAAATATGGTAGGGGTTATTTTACACTATGTATTGACTGGTTCTATTCCGGAGCTTGATTCTTTACTTAGACCAAAGTTTGCTTTTGGTTATCGTATCCATGATAACTGTGAAAGACGTGCACACTTTGATGCTGGTGAATACGTGGAAGAGTGGGGTGATGAAGGGGCTAAAAATAACTTCTGCCTCTATAAAGTTGGATGTAAAGGTCCAATGACTTTTAACAACTGTTCTATTATACGATATAACGAAGGTGTAAATTGGCCTATTGGTGTTGGCCGTGGGTGTATAGGTTGTTCTGAACCAGATTTCTGGGACAAGTATGCGTATGAAAGACCAATGTCAGATGCCAATATTAAAGCACCTACAGGCGGTGTAGAAAAAACAGTTGATGAGTTTGGTTTAGGGTTACTTACTGCAGCAGGTATTGGTATAGGTATTCATGCAGCTGCGAGTGCAGTTGCCGGTAAAAGAGTAGATAAAGGAGAAGAGTAATGTCTAAGAAACATATAATTGTTGACCCTATTACAAGAATTGAAGGACATCTTCGTATTGAAGCAGTAATAGATGAGAATAATCAAATTGTAGATGCATTCAGTTCATCAACAATGTTTAGAGGGATAGAAACAATCCTTAAGGGCAGAGATCCAAGAGATTGTGGTTTGATGGCAATGCGTATTTGTGGTGTCTGTACTGGTACACATTACCAGAGAAGTATTGAAGCGGTAGAAGATGCATTTGACATCACTATACCTAAAAATGCACGATTAGTTAGAAATTTGATCCAAGGGGCACTATATGTACATGATCATCTTGTACATTTCTATCATTTACATGCACTTGATTTTGTCGATGTTATAGCAGCAACAAAGGCAGATCCTTATAAGACTGCAGTAGAAGCTGCTAAATGGGCACGTGTGGCCGGTGTAGATGCATTTACTTCTGATCCTTCAGAGTTTAAGCTTATACAAAAACGTATTATAAAGTTTGTCGAAGAAGGAAGATTGGGTATCTTTGGAAATGGATATTGGGGTAATGACCACTATGAACTTACACCAGAACAAAATCTTATTGGTGTAGCACACTATCTTAAAGCACTTGATATTCAAAGAGATATAGCTAAAATGCAATCTATATTTGGTGGTAAAAACCCACATCCACAATCTATTGTCGTGGGTGGTGTGACCTGTGTTCAGGATATTAAAAACCCTGCTAGAATCGCACTCTTTAAGCAGTTATTAAAGGACAGTACAGAATTTGTTAAAAGAGCGTATCTTCCAGATGTATATATGGCTGGAACTATGTATGCTGAAGAGGCAACTGATACAGATGCTACCTACAAAGGTGTAGGTGGAACGGGTGGTGGTATCTTAAGTTATATGTCTTATGGAGACTTTAGACTTGATGATACAGGATTCTATAATGCAGAGACACTTTTCCCATCAGGACTTGTATTGGATGGTGATATCAGTAAAGCATTTGAAGTTGATCAAGCAAAAATTACTGAAGATGTAACACATTCTTGGTATGAGGGTACAGGTGCTCCAGAACACCCATATGAGGGTACAACTATCCCTAAATTTACAGGGTTTGAGAAAAAAGAAGATGGATACTCATACTTGAAAACAGATGAAAAGTACTCTTGGATTAAGTCTCCTCTGTATGATGGTAAAAAAGTGGAAGTTGGACCACTTGCACGTATGGTTATTGGGTATGTAAAAGGTGATAAAAGAGTAACAAAATATGTAGGTAATTTCTTAAAAAGATCAAACTTGCCTGTAACAGTTCTCTTTTCAACTATTGGTAGAACTGCAGCACGTGCCATAGAGACAGAGTTAATGTGTGATGTCATGATGGAATGGGTTGATGAATTGGCAAAAAATGTTGCTATGGGTGATCTTAGTACTTGGACAGAGTTTGATTTTGATCATGTAAGTGCGGATACAAAAGGTGTGGGACTTGCAGAGGCACCAAGAGGATCTCTAGGCCACTGGGTAAAAGTAAAAGACGGAAAAGTTGAAAACTATCAAGCTGTTGTCCCATCAACATGGAATGCGGGACCTAGAGGACCAAATGGTGAATTGGGTGCTTATGAAGCAAGTCTTATAGGTACAAAAGTTGCTAATCCTGAGGAGCCGTTAGAAATTATTAGAACTGTCCATAGTTTTGATCCTTGTATTGCTTGTGCGGTGCATGTCGTGGACACAAAAGGTAAGGAATTAGCAGTATATAAAGTTGATCCTACATGTGCCTTTTAAGGAGTATATGATGAAACCTGGATATAGAAAAATTGAACGGATGAATGCTACCACGCGTATCATCCACTGGACCAATGTCTTTTCGATGATTGTAGCTGTAGCAACGGGGCTTTATATCGCTCATCCGTATTATCAAACCTTTATTGCTGATCCTGCTGTAGATAAATATGTTATGGCATGGAATCGTTGGGGACATTTTATTGTTGCGATAATCTTTGATGTGACATCAATTGTTATTTTTTATCTTGCATTTTCAACGCGTTTCCTAAAGGTGAAACCATATAAAAAAGATATTCCAAATCAAAGTAATATAAAACAGTTTTTTGAGGTATTTTTAAATCTTGTGACACTTAACAGACGCAAGAAGTTTGATTCAAGTTATCTTGATAGTTTTAATTCAGTTTATTTCACGATCTTCCACTTGTTGTTAGTGTGGATGCTTTTGACTGGACTTCAGTTGTATGTACATGGTTTAGGTTCTGGCCTTAGTTCAATTGGTGAGTGGTGGCCATGGATGTTACACCTTGTCACAGATTGGACGATTCCGGTAAGTGGTTGGCTAATCGGTGCTGGACCTACAGCTTCTATTATGGATGTGCGTATTTCACATCATTATACGATGTGGTGGATCATTGCTTGGGTAGTATTTCATATTTATTATCAAGTATGGCGTAGTATCTTCTGGAAAGAAGGTGATATTAATATTGTTATAGGTGGCGGTAAATATGTAAAAATAAATGAAGATGACAAATAAGTATATTTCTTCTTTGTTTAAAGGATTAAGATTGAGGTATGAAAAAGTAGCACTTATCGGTATTGGTAATATTATGTTTCATGATGAGGGTCTTGGGGCCTACTTAGTGAAGTACATAGAAGAAAATTATAATATACCAGAGTGTTTGACCATCGTTGAAGGAGGAACATTAGGCTTTACGCTTATGACTTACTATCAAGAGTATGACAAGATCATCGTTGTTGGCACAGGCTCAAAAGATGCTCCAGTGGGGACTATATCTTCTGAGTCTAGTGAAGAAGTGATGAATAATGGTTCTACAATACGCCAAACTGCGAACGAAGTAGAAATTACTATGATGCTTGAGATCTGCTCTTTTCATGAGAATATGGGAGATGTACAACTCATAACGATGGTACCAAAAGATATTATAGAAGTACGTAATGGACTTACACCATCAGTACTAAAGCATATGCCGAAACTCGTAGATGCTACATTAAAAGAGTTGAGAGATTCCGGTATTAGTTTGCATAGAACTTTTTGTAAAAGAGTCTCTTTTGAGACAATAATAGATGCTTATGCTAATCCAAAAATGGAAGATTATAATGACATGTCAAAGTTCATATAAAATATGTATTACTCAGCTGGGTAAGAAAAACATATGTTTGTCCATCTTCACATAGATAGATATGTTTACTTAGTCCACCTTGATTTATACTAAAATCTTGCTCATGCTGAACCAGTTGAGTAATACATATATTATAGTTGACATTTCTTTAAAGTAACATTGTTTAGTACACAGCCAGATAAGATAGAAAAATTATAAGTTATTTTATTATTTACCTTGTCCAAAAGTAGAGCTTTGTAGAACCTTTTATTTGTATAGCTCTTTCTCTTTTTATCTGGTTGTGTAGTAAATAATTATTATGAATTATTTATGAAAATTTCAAATATCATTGTTTAGTACACAGCCAGACAATCAATTCATTTGTTCAATAGTATAACTCTGAAAATTGATTTAAAA from Sulfurovum xiamenensis includes the following:
- a CDS encoding nickel-dependent hydrogenase large subunit, giving the protein MSKKHIIVDPITRIEGHLRIEAVIDENNQIVDAFSSSTMFRGIETILKGRDPRDCGLMAMRICGVCTGTHYQRSIEAVEDAFDITIPKNARLVRNLIQGALYVHDHLVHFYHLHALDFVDVIAATKADPYKTAVEAAKWARVAGVDAFTSDPSEFKLIQKRIIKFVEEGRLGIFGNGYWGNDHYELTPEQNLIGVAHYLKALDIQRDIAKMQSIFGGKNPHPQSIVVGGVTCVQDIKNPARIALFKQLLKDSTEFVKRAYLPDVYMAGTMYAEEATDTDATYKGVGGTGGGILSYMSYGDFRLDDTGFYNAETLFPSGLVLDGDISKAFEVDQAKITEDVTHSWYEGTGAPEHPYEGTTIPKFTGFEKKEDGYSYLKTDEKYSWIKSPLYDGKKVEVGPLARMVIGYVKGDKRVTKYVGNFLKRSNLPVTVLFSTIGRTAARAIETELMCDVMMEWVDELAKNVAMGDLSTWTEFDFDHVSADTKGVGLAEAPRGSLGHWVKVKDGKVENYQAVVPSTWNAGPRGPNGELGAYEASLIGTKVANPEEPLEIIRTVHSFDPCIACAVHVVDTKGKELAVYKVDPTCAF
- a CDS encoding cytochrome b/b6 domain-containing protein; translation: MKPGYRKIERMNATTRIIHWTNVFSMIVAVATGLYIAHPYYQTFIADPAVDKYVMAWNRWGHFIVAIIFDVTSIVIFYLAFSTRFLKVKPYKKDIPNQSNIKQFFEVFLNLVTLNRRKKFDSSYLDSFNSVYFTIFHLLLVWMLLTGLQLYVHGLGSGLSSIGEWWPWMLHLVTDWTIPVSGWLIGAGPTASIMDVRISHHYTMWWIIAWVVFHIYYQVWRSIFWKEGDINIVIGGGKYVKINEDDK
- a CDS encoding hydrogenase small subunit, with protein sequence MSMDKQESVKKLFTSQSAKVDTNKGDTYYDELYIKCRARLDDLKKLKPLNNRLDFTESIEDEGLERRDFLKWASATTAMLMLPASFTPLVAEAAVMMNRVPVIWLELQDCAGNSEALLRSDGPQIDEIILDIISLEFHETLQAASGHQAEKQMEEAVEHFKGKYLLFVEGSIPMGMNGQYGTIGAHAETFHDHLLRVAADAAAVVAVGSCATYGGIPAAAPNPTDAVGVMDVVKGKPVINIPACPANPSNMVGVILHYVLTGSIPELDSLLRPKFAFGYRIHDNCERRAHFDAGEYVEEWGDEGAKNNFCLYKVGCKGPMTFNNCSIIRYNEGVNWPIGVGRGCIGCSEPDFWDKYAYERPMSDANIKAPTGGVEKTVDEFGLGLLTAAGIGIGIHAAASAVAGKRVDKGEE
- a CDS encoding HyaD/HybD family hydrogenase maturation endopeptidase codes for the protein MRYEKVALIGIGNIMFHDEGLGAYLVKYIEENYNIPECLTIVEGGTLGFTLMTYYQEYDKIIVVGTGSKDAPVGTISSESSEEVMNNGSTIRQTANEVEITMMLEICSFHENMGDVQLITMVPKDIIEVRNGLTPSVLKHMPKLVDATLKELRDSGISLHRTFCKRVSFETIIDAYANPKMEDYNDMSKFI